Below is a window of Pseudoalteromonas undina DNA.
GTCAAATGTGGAATAAAGACGATAAATTACAAGACACAAGCTTTGTAATTCCAGATCGTTGTTACTCTGGCGTTTACCAAGCAACGATTGATTTTTGTAAAGAGCACGGTGCTTTTGATCCTACGACTATGGGTAGCGTACCAAACGTTGGCCTTATGGCTCAAAAAGCGGAAGAGTACGGCTCACATGACAAAACATTTGAAGCAAAAGCTGACGGTACTATTCGTGTTGTTGACACAAATGGCAACACCCTACTTGAGCACAGTGTTGAGCAAGGCGATATCTGGCGCATGTGTCAGGTTAAAGATGCACCAATTCAAGATTGGGTTAAACTTGCAGTAAACCGCGCTCGCGCAACAGGTAATCCGGCTATTTTCTGGTTAGATGCAGAACGTGCACACGATGCTGAGCTAATCAAAAAAGTGAATAAATACCTGCCAGATCACGACACTGCTGGCCTAGATATTCAAATTTTATCGCCAATGGATGCAACCTTATTCTCACTAGCACGCATCAAAGAAGGTAAAGACACGATTTCTGTAACAGGTAACGTGTTACGTGATTACCTAACAGATTTATTCCCAATTTTAGAATTGGGTACCAGTGCTAAAATGCTTTCAATTGTGCCACTAATGAATGGCGGTGGTCTATTTGAAACAGGTGCGGGTGGTTCTGCTCCTAAGCACGTTCAACAGTTTGAAAAAGAAAACCACTTACGTTGGGATTCTTTAGGTGAGTTCTTAGCACTTGCTGCGTCACTTGAGCACCTAAGCACGACAACAGGTAACAACAAGGCACAAGTACTTGCTGATACGCTTGATAAAGCAACGGGTACATTCCTAGCTGAAAACAAGTCGCCTTCACGTAAAGTAAAAGAAATTGATAACCGTGGTTCTCATTTCTTCTTATCTTTATTCTGGGCTCAAGAACTTGCTAAGCAAAATGAAGATAGCGAGCTTAAAGCGCAATTTACACAAATTGCTAGCGACCTTGAAACCAACAAAGAGCAAATTGTTAGCGAGCTAAACGATGCACAGGGTCCTGCAATGAACATTGGCGGATACTTCCAGCCAAATGACGATGCAGCCTTCAAAGCAATGCGTCCGAGCACAACATTTAACGAGATTTTATCTAAACTAGTATAAATCAGTTAAATGAATGAAAAGGCGCTCATAGAGCGCCTTTTTTGTGCCTAAGAAAAAGGCCGCTAATGCGGCCTTTTCAATTCAACTTTAAAAGTTTATTTTGTGTACGCGCGTGGCATGTTCGATTCTGTTGTATAGCGCTCACGCAGTTTATCTTGGCGAGATTCAGTACTAACCTCAACTCCATTGATAAACATTTTATTCACGTGGCTGCTCAGCTCAAACGGGTCGTTACTCCACATAACAACATCAGCGGCTTTACCTACTTCTAAGCTACCGGCATTAATACCAAATACATCAGCTACATTCGAGGTCATGGCCTTTAATGCGCCTTGTTGGCTCATACCGTAAGACACTGCGTTACCGGCATCGTAGCGAAGCTGGTAAACAT
It encodes the following:
- a CDS encoding NADP-dependent isocitrate dehydrogenase, encoding MTSKIIYTKTDEAPALATYSLLPIIQAYTNAAGVEVETRDISLAGRVIASFPDYLTEEQRIGDALAELGEMAKTPEANIIKLPNISASVPQLRAVIKELQEKGYALPEYPVEPKNDEEKAIQAAYDKIKGSAVNPVLREGNSDRRAPGSVKEYARNNPHSMGAWSKDSQSYVASMEEGDFFGSEQSVTVDEVTDVRIEHVAANGDITVLKQSTPLLAGEVIDASRISAAKLQAFLEAEINAAKEKGVLFSLHMKATMMKVSDPIIFGHAVKVFYKDVFAKHGALFEELGVDVNNGLGDVYSKIQTLDDAKREEIEADIQAVYANRPAIAMVDSHRGITNLHVPSDVIIDASMPAAIRSSGQMWNKDDKLQDTSFVIPDRCYSGVYQATIDFCKEHGAFDPTTMGSVPNVGLMAQKAEEYGSHDKTFEAKADGTIRVVDTNGNTLLEHSVEQGDIWRMCQVKDAPIQDWVKLAVNRARATGNPAIFWLDAERAHDAELIKKVNKYLPDHDTAGLDIQILSPMDATLFSLARIKEGKDTISVTGNVLRDYLTDLFPILELGTSAKMLSIVPLMNGGGLFETGAGGSAPKHVQQFEKENHLRWDSLGEFLALAASLEHLSTTTGNNKAQVLADTLDKATGTFLAENKSPSRKVKEIDNRGSHFFLSLFWAQELAKQNEDSELKAQFTQIASDLETNKEQIVSELNDAQGPAMNIGGYFQPNDDAAFKAMRPSTTFNEILSKLV